From one Octopus bimaculoides isolate UCB-OBI-ISO-001 chromosome 1, ASM119413v2, whole genome shotgun sequence genomic stretch:
- the LOC106868545 gene encoding interleukin 17-like protein, translated as MKIIQFLFKVAIFLFNFTSIVSSAAIPTQCEIPTSLKVQYESLSSAAIGNNFFLPAEMSPAGSKQSLIDGNKTCPTSTASTDSIRERSTCPWYLNITHDSTIFPPSRTEVVCRCTKCLDTDNSNHQCVMVYTPMTVLKRTGECVDGLYVYKPSVIHVATACACARKVDVIKKEIEPEYET; from the exons atgaagattATCCAA TTTCTCTTCAAGGTTGCAATATTCCTCTTCAACTTCACCTCGATTGTGTCATCAGCGGCAATTCCGACTCAGTGTGAAATACCCACCAGTCTGAAAGTCCAATACGAGAGTCTGTCCAGTGCAGCCATTGGCAATAACTTTTTTCTACCAGCTGAAATGTCTCCAGCCGGAAGTAAACAATCACTGATCGACGGGAATAAAACTTGCCCAACATCTACTGCTTCTACAGATAGCATACGTGAACGCTCAACCTGTCCTTGGTACCTGAACATAACTCATGATTCAACAATTTTCCCTCCATCACGTACTGAAGTAGTGTGTCGCTGTACAAAGTGTTTAGACACTGACAACAGCAACCATCAATGTGTGATGGTATATACTCCAATGACTGTCCTGAAACGTACAGGTGAATGTGTTGATGGACTGTATGTGTATAAACCAAGTGTCATCCATGTAGCCACAGCCTGTGCGTGTGCACGGAAGGTTGATGTCATTAAGAAAGAAATTGAGCCGGAATATGA